The following is a genomic window from Candidatus Palauibacter scopulicola.
TGGCCTCCACGCCGGTCGACATCTACATCCACGACACGTACTTCATCGTGGCCCACATCCACTACGTGCTCTTCGGAGGAAGCCTGTTCGCGCTCTTCGGGGCGATCTACTTCTGGTATCCGAAGATGTTCGGCCGGATGATGAACGAGACGATGGGCAAGATCCACTTCTGGCTCACTTTCGTCTTCTTCAACCTGGTCTTCTTCCCGATGCACGGCGTGGGGATGGTGGGGATGATGCGGCGCATCTACGACTCCACCGGCTACGCGCACCTGCAGGGCATCGAGGACACGAACGCGATCATCACGTGGGCGGCGTTCGGGCTCTTCGCGTCCGGCTTCCTGTTCGCGTTCAACTTCTTCTGGAGCCTGAAGAAGGGGAGAAAAGCCGGGGCGAATCCGTGGGACGCGACGACGCTGGAGTGGCAGACGCCCTCGCCGCCCAAGCACGGCAACTGGGAGGAAATCCCGGTCGTCTACCACGGTCCGCACGAGTACAGCCACCCCGATGTGGAGGACAAGGACTGGCTGGCGCAGAACGAACGGCCGGACGTCGTGAGCCCGGCCCCCGGCAGCCACTAAACCGCATGGAAGGGAACTGACGAGATGGCACACGCCGCGACCGCAGGCCGGGTCCCTGAGCGAGGACTCGATGTCTACACCCAGAAGGTGGGAATGTGGGTGTTTCTGTGCTCGGAGGTGATGTTCTTCGCGGGCCTCATCGGCTCGTACGTCGTGCTCCGGTTCGGGGCCGCCGACACGTGGGCGGAACCCGGGGATGTGTTGAATGTCCCGATAACCGCCTTCAACACCTTCCTCCTCATCTGCAGTTCGGTGACGATGGTGAAGGCCTTCGCGGCCGCGCAGATGGGGGACCAGCGCGGGATCAAGCTCTGGTTGCTGTCGACGACCCTGCTCGGGGCCACCTTCCTGGGCGTGCAGGTCTACGAGTACATCGAGCTCGTGCT
Proteins encoded in this region:
- a CDS encoding cytochrome c oxidase subunit 3, which translates into the protein MAHAATAGRVPERGLDVYTQKVGMWVFLCSEVMFFAGLIGSYVVLRFGAADTWAEPGDVLNVPITAFNTFLLICSSVTMVKAFAAAQMGDQRGIKLWLLSTTLLGATFLGVQVYEYIELVLHQSWEGSHGFTPAAGLYGATFFTMTGFHGFHVLLGVICLAWATIRAWRGHWGADNTHGIEVLGLYWHFVDLVWIILFTIVYLI